ATCAGTTGGTTGCTCTAACGACTTTACGTACGCCTCAAAAAAAGTTCCCATATTCTTACGTATTTCGCTAGTAATCACATACTCATCTAATTCCTGATATGTATTTGATTCTTGATCTTGGCCAATTTTTACGACTCCTTGAATCTCACGATCTATTGGCTTTTTAAATAACTCATTAACCTTCATGTTGGTTCCTCCACTCATATTATGGTTCAACAATTCGGAATGCACGATAATAATTATCATCTTTAAATTGGTTAAACAATGATAATTTATTGCCTTCGTAAACTCCAGGATAAAATAGAATTAACGGCTTTTGTACAATGATTGGTTGCAGATTGTTTAACACAGTATGTGCCCGTACCAATGGATATGCACTACCAACACCTGTAATAAAAGTTATAGTATTATCTTCACAATGTTCTCGTATATACTTAATAACCTCATCTCGATCAGTAGCTGTTTTTAAAGCCCTCTGCATACGATCATATAATGTAAAAGAATCTTTCGTCTGTTCCATCTGATAATTCTTTTCCATATACTGCCGCTCTTCGAAAAAACGAGTTGCGATATCAAAAAGATTAAACTCTTTGATTGGCGTATCTAATTTATTAACTGTATATCGCTGAATTTCTGGCAATCTAGATCTAACCAGTAACTCATCAGCTGGATTATAATCAAATATATAAAAACTAACCTCGTTTCCCAATCCTTGTTTAGTGAGAAATTGATTATCAGAAATTCTAGCCTGCAACTCATTTAATCTTTCATTTGTTGTTCTCACGAAATAAGCCTCCCTATTAATATTTCAACACATTGCTTATCCCCGTTTTCAATTAGATATTGTCGAACATCCCCCGTTAGGATACTATTTTTTATGTGTTCATCTTGTAACAATTGAGTTTCAGTTAATATCTGCTGATATGCACTTGCTAATCGTCTTTTTGTACCGTCAGTCCACATTTTAACACGATTACTCTGTAATTCCTTATTAGTGATAAAATTAATAATATCAGATTTTTTTAACGTATCTTTATGACTTATAATCGATTGCCAATAAACTTCTCTCATAAATTCATAGAATAACTGATCAGTCCTCAAAATAGAATATAATAGAACTATTTTTGCAGTATCTTGATCAACTTCAACAAACTTTGTTACTAAATAATCATCAAGATAATTTAATCTTTTCAAGATAATTTCTACAGCAATTTTCCTTCTACTAATTGATGGTAATTGCAATAAATCCTCTTCGATAACTTGTCTTCGTATTTTTTCTGTAGGAACACCTTTTACTAGTAATTCTCCAACCCTTCTAGACTCGAGAAACATTAAAGGTCTAGTATTTAACGTAGTTCTATAGTTATCTTTCATACTATTTTCTCCTTTTAGGATTACTATTAGTATAGTAGATATTCATAAGATAATCTAACAAAAAAAGGCTGAACCCTGAGGTTCAACCTTTTTAATTTGCGTGGCAACGTCCTATCCTCGCAGGTAGTTTCCCACCAACTACTATCGGCGCTAAGAAGCTTAACTACTGTGTTCGACATGGGAACAGGTGTATCCTTCTTGCTATCGCCACCACACTATTTGTGCTTACGCACTGAGAAGAACTTCGTTCTCTCAAAACTGCATAATAAGTAATATTTTCATTTCAAAAGCCAAACATTGCACCTTTGGTTAAGTCCTCGACCGATTAGTACTAGTCCGCTCCATACATCGCTGTACTTCCACTTCTAGCCTATCTACCTGATCATCTTTCAGGGGTCTTACTTCCATAAAGGAATGGGAAATCTCATCTCGAGGGGGGCTTCACACTTAGATGCTTTCAGCGTTTATCCCTGCCATACATAGCTACCCAGCGATGCGCCTGGCGGCACAACTGGTACACCAGAGGTATGTCCATCCCGGTCCTCTCGTACTAAGGACAGCTCCTCTCAAATTTCCTGCGCCCGCGACGGATAGGGACCGAACTGTCTCACGACGTTCTGAACCCAGCTCGCGTACCGCTTTAATGGGCGAACAGCCCAACCCTTGGGACCGACTACAGCCCCAGGATGCGATGAGCCGACATCGAGGTGCCAAACCTCCCCGTCGATGTGGACTCTTGGGGGAGATAAGCCTGTTATCCCCAGGGTAGCTTTTATCCGTTGAGCGATGGCCCTTCCATACGGAACCACCGGATCACTAAGTCCGACTTTCGTCCCTGCTCGATTTGTCAATCTCACAGTCAAGCTCTCTTATACCTTTACACTCTACGAATGATTTCCAACCATTCTGAGAGAACCTTTGAGCGCCTCCGTTACACTTTAGGAGGCGACCGCCCCAGTCAAACTGCCCACCTGACACTGTCTCCCGCCACGCTAAGTGGCGCGGGTTAGAGTGGTCATACAGTTAGGGTAGTATCCCACCAACGCCTCAATCGAAACTAGCGTTCCGATTTCTACGGCTCCTACCTATCCTGTACAAACTGTACAAACACTCAATATCAAGCTACAGTAAAGCTCCATGGGGTCTTTCCGTCCTGTCGCGGGTAACCCGCATCTTCACGGGTATTATAATTTCACCGAGTCTCTCGTTGAGACAGTGCCCAAATCATTACGCCTTTCGTGCGGGTCGGAACTTACCCGACAAGGAATTTCGCTACCTTAGGACCGTTATAGTTACGGCCGCCGTTTACTGGGGCTTCAATTCTGGGCTTCGCTTGCGCTAACTCATCCTCTTAACCTTCCAGCACCGGGCAGGCGTCAGCCCCTATACGTCATCTTACGATTTTGCAGAGACCTGTGTTTTTGATAAACAGTTGTTTGGGCCTATTCACTGCGGCTGACCTGACGGTCAGCACCCCTTCTCCCGAAGTTACGGGGTCATTTTGCCGAGTTCCTTAACGAGAGTTCACTCGCTCACCTTAGGATATTCTCCTCGACCACCTGTGTCGGTTTACGGTACGGGTAGTTTATTTCTCACTAGAAGCTTTTCTTGGCAGTGTAACATCAGGAACTTCGCTACTTAATTTCGCTCCCCATCACAACTTGTCCTTAAAGAATCAAGCATTTCACTCAACTCAAGACTTATTGCTTGGACACACATTTCCAGTCGTGTGCATTCCTTAGCTTCCTGCGTCCCTCCATCATTCAAACAAAATAAACTAGTACAGGAATATCAACCTGTTATCCATCGACTACGCCTCTCGGCCTCGCCTTAGGTCCCGACTAACCCTGGGAGGACGAGCCTTCCCCAGGAAACCTTAGTCATACGGTGGATCAGATTCTCACTGATCTTTCGCTACTCATGCCGGCATTCTCACTTCTAAGCGCTCCACTAGTCCTTACGATCTAGCTTCGTCGCCCTTAGAACGCTCTCCTACCGCGGACACTTACGTGTCCACCCACAGTTTCGGTATTATGTTTAGCCCCGGTACATTTTCGGCGCAGCGGCACTCGACTAGTGAGCTATTACGCACTCTTTAAATGGTGGCTGCTTCTGAGCCAACATCCTAGTTGTCTGTGCACCGCCACATCCTTTTCCACTTAACATAAATTTTGGGACCTTAACTGGTGATCTGGGCTGTTTCCCTTTCGACTACGGATCTTATCACTCGCAGTCTGACTCCCGGAACTAAATCAATGGTATTCGGAGTTTATCTGAATTCAGTAACCCATGACGGGCCCCTAGTCCAAACAGTGCTCTACCTCCATGATCCAATATTCCGAGGCTAGCCCTAAAGCTATTTCGGAGAGAACCAGCTATCTCCAAGTTCGATTGGAATTTCACCGCTACCCACACCTCATCCCCGCCATTTTCAACTGACGTGGGTTCGGTCCTCCAGTGTGTTTTACCACACCTTCAACCTGGACATGGGTAGGTCACTTGGTTTCGGGTCTACATCTATATACTCACTCGCCCATTTCAGACTCGCTTTCGCTACGGCTCCAGCTTTTCACTTTAACCTCGCATATAAACGTAACTCGCCGGTTCATTCTACAAAAGGCACGCCATCACTCATTAACGAGCTTTGACTAATTGTAGGCACATGGTTTCAGGATCTATTTCACTCCCCTTCCGGGGTGCTTTTCACCTTTCCCTCACGGTACTGGTTCACTATCGGTCACTAGGGAGTATTTAGCCTTGGGAGATGGTCCTCCCGGATTCCGACGGAATTTCACGTGTTCCGCCGTACTCAGGATCCAGAACGGAGGTTAAGTTGTTTAATCTACGTGGTTATCACACTCTTTGACTCAGCTTCCCAGCTGATTCGATTACAACTTAACTTGGTAACTCCAAAGTTCTGTCCTACAACCCCAAGAAGCAAGCTTCTTGGTTTGGGCTCTTCCCCGTTCGCTCGCCGCTACTTAGGGAATCGATTTTTCTTTCTCTTCCTGAAGGTACTTAGATGTTTCAGTTCCCCTCGTCTACCTTCATTAAGCTATGTATTCACTTAATGATAATACTCGATTAAAAGTATTGGGTTCCCCCATTCGGAAATCTCCGGATCAAAGCTTACTTACAGCTCCCCGAAGCATATCGGTGTTAGTACCGTCCTTCATCGGCTCCTAGTGCCAAGGCATCCACCATGCGCCCTTTATAACTTAACCTATCTTTACCTACGGTAAAGGGTTATTATTTGAGTTTAGCGATATGAACTAATTCATATTTCTATTATTAAAAAACTCTTTAAAACGCAATGTTTTTCTCGGCTTTTAAAACTAATATATTACTTATTATCCAGTTTTCAAAGAACAAAGTTTGAGAGTAGACCTCTCAAAACTAAACAAAGTTTTGATTTCGCAAATGTACAAGGTTTTCCGTATTATTCCTTAGAAAGGAGGTGATCCAGCCGCAGGTTCTCCTACGGCTACCTTGTTACGACTTCACCCTAATCATCTGTCCCACCTTAGACGGCTGGCTCCCCGAAGGGTTACCTCACCGGCTTTGGGTGTTACAAACTCTCATGGTGTGACGGGCGGTGTGTACAAGGCCCGGGAACGTATTCACCGCGGCATGCTGATCCGCGATTACTAGCGATTCCGGCTTCATGTAGGCGAGTTGCAGCCTACAATCCGAACTGAGAATGGTTTTAAGAGATTAGCTAAACCTCGCGGTCTCGCAACTCGTTGTACCATCCATTGTAGCACGTGTGTAGCCCAGGTCATAAGGGGCATGATGATTTGACGTCGTCCCCACCTTCCTCCGGTTTGTCACCGGCAGTCTCACTAGAGTGCCCAACTTAATGCTGGCAACTAGTAATAAGGGTTGCGCTCGTTGCGGGACTTAACCCAACATCTCACGACACGAGCTGACGACAACCATGCACCACCTGTCACTTTGTCCCCGAAGGGAAAGCTCTATCTCTAGAGTGGTCAAAGGATGTCAAGACCTGGTAAGGTTCTTCGCGTTGCTTCGAATTAAACCACATGCTCCACCGCTTGTGCGGGCCCCCGTCAATTCCTTTGAGTTTCAACCTTGCGGTCGTACTCCCCAGGCGGAGTGCTTAATGCGTTAGCTGCGGCACTGAAGGGCGGAAACCCTCCAACACCTAGCACTCATCGTTTACGGCATGGACTACCAGGGTATCTAATCCTGTTTGCTACCCATGCTTTCGAGCCTCAGCGTCAGTTACAGACCAGACAGCCGCCTTCGCCACTGGTGTTCTTCCATAT
This DNA window, taken from Latilactobacillus sakei, encodes the following:
- a CDS encoding DUF1788 domain-containing protein, whose amino-acid sequence is MNREAYFVRTTNERLNELQARISDNQFLTKQGLGNEVSFYIFDYNPADELLVRSRLPEIQRYTVNKLDTPIKEFNLFDIATRFFEERQYMEKNYQMEQTKDSFTLYDRMQRALKTATDRDEVIKYIREHCEDNTITFITGVGSAYPLVRAHTVLNNLQPIIVQKPLILFYPGVYEGNKLSLFNQFKDDNYYRAFRIVEP
- a CDS encoding DUF1819 domain-containing protein; this translates as MKDNYRTTLNTRPLMFLESRRVGELLVKGVPTEKIRRQVIEEDLLQLPSISRRKIAVEIILKRLNYLDDYLVTKFVEVDQDTAKIVLLYSILRTDQLFYEFMREVYWQSIISHKDTLKKSDIINFITNKELQSNRVKMWTDGTKRRLASAYQQILTETQLLQDEHIKNSILTGDVRQYLIENGDKQCVEILIGRLIS